One window of the Allosaccharopolyspora coralli genome contains the following:
- a CDS encoding fructosamine kinase family protein: MNAEDAVVALTGSATAGERRLTGGDTSAAFEVRCSNGETVFVKRTDGMPGAVPAEAASLRWLANSGTVPVPAVHGHDEHWLVTDHVASGRPSSTAAETFGRQLATLHASGADGFGAPPPDGPADAWIGLAPMRNEVKSDWPTFYATHRVEPYVRRATDQGVLSGTKGDTIMRVCARLDDLAGPAEPPARLHGDLWSGNVHWGSDDRVWLIDPAAHGGHRETDIAMLHLFGCPHLERIVAAYEEVTPLADGWRARIGLHQLFPLLVHTVLFGRGYGMQAVSAARDALTEG; this comes from the coding sequence GTGAACGCCGAGGACGCGGTGGTCGCGCTCACCGGCAGCGCCACCGCAGGCGAACGCCGCCTCACCGGCGGTGACACCTCGGCGGCCTTCGAAGTGCGGTGCTCGAACGGCGAGACCGTGTTCGTGAAGCGCACCGACGGGATGCCTGGCGCGGTGCCCGCCGAGGCGGCGTCGCTGCGGTGGCTCGCGAACTCGGGGACCGTGCCGGTTCCCGCCGTGCACGGGCACGACGAACACTGGCTCGTCACCGACCACGTGGCCTCGGGGCGTCCGAGTTCGACGGCAGCGGAGACGTTCGGGCGGCAACTGGCGACACTGCACGCCTCCGGGGCCGACGGGTTCGGTGCCCCACCTCCGGACGGTCCGGCCGACGCGTGGATCGGGCTCGCCCCGATGCGCAACGAGGTCAAATCGGACTGGCCGACGTTCTACGCCACCCACCGGGTCGAGCCGTACGTGCGCCGCGCGACCGATCAAGGCGTACTGAGCGGCACCAAAGGCGACACGATCATGCGGGTCTGCGCGCGGCTCGACGACCTCGCCGGCCCCGCAGAGCCTCCTGCCCGGCTGCACGGCGACCTGTGGAGCGGCAACGTGCACTGGGGTTCAGACGACCGGGTGTGGCTCATCGACCCGGCCGCCCACGGCGGCCACCGGGAGACCGACATCGCGATGCTGCACCTGTTCGGGTGCCCGCACCTGGAGCGCATCGTCGCCGCCTACGAGGAGGTCACTCCGCTCGCGGACGGCTGGCGAGCACGGATCGGGCTGCACCAGTTGTTCCCGCTGCTCGTGCACACCGTGCTGTTCGGACGCGGCTACGGGATGCAGGCCGTCAGCGCTGCTCGGGACGC